From one Equus caballus isolate H_3958 breed thoroughbred chromosome 29, TB-T2T, whole genome shotgun sequence genomic stretch:
- the RPP38 gene encoding ribonuclease P protein subunit p38, with protein MAAAPRAPARGSVRKTRPLTVKTSLNNPYTLCWSPLEREDMLFILQTLEDRFRSVGLQKIEDKKRKKKQPFLKKQSRDKCSIDVDINEETEKQPEGERQVSGWTPVHVRKQLAIGVNEVTRALERSELLLVLVCKSVQPAIITSHLIQLSVSRTVPACQVPRLSERVAPVIGLKCVLALGFKKNTTAFVDEVEAIIPRVPRLNVAWLQDSLKASRDNLEPESLESQDKELLETSFEDVSKCKRKPVEGQQAVVLQPLKIKKLIPNPNKIRKPPKSKKTTSK; from the coding sequence ATGGCCGCAGCTCCGCGGGCACCAGCGAGGGGCTCTGTTCGGAAGACGAGACCTTTAACGGTAAAGACATCGTTGAACAACCCGTATACTCTCTGCTGGAGCCCTCTGGAGAGAGAGGATATGCTCTTCATATTACAGACACTCGAAGACAGATTTCGGTCTGTTGGACTGCAGAAGATCGaggataagaagagaaagaaaaagcagccttttttaaaaaaacaaagcagagacaAATGTAGCATAGATGTTGATATCAATGAGGAGACGGAGAAGCAGCCAGAAGGCGAGCGCCAAGTGTCAGGGTGGACCCCTGTCCACGTCAGGAAGCAGCTGGCCATCGGTGTTAATGAGGTCACCAGAGCTCTGGAGAGGAGCGAGCTGCTCTTAGTCCTGGTGTGCAAGTCAGTGCAGCCTGCCATCATCACCTCCCACCTGATTCAGTTAAGCGTGAGCAGAACCGTTCCTGCCTGCCAGGTTCCCCGGCTCAGTGAGAGGGTTGCCCCTGTCATCGGCTTAAAATGTGTCCTGGCTTTGGGTTTCAAAAAGAACACCACTGCCTTTGTGGATGAGGTAGAAGCTATAATTCCCAGAGTGCCCAGATTAAATGTAGCGTGGCTTCAAGACAGCCTCAAAGCCTCCAGGGACAACTTAGAGCCTGAATCTTTGGAAAGCCAAGACAAAGAGCTTTTGGAAACTTCCTTTGAAGACGTCTCTAAATGTAAGAGAAAGCCCGTTGAAGGACAGCAGGCTGTGGTGTTACAACCGCTTAAGATAAAGAAACTGATTCCAAACCCCAATAAGATAAGGAAACCCCCCAAGAGTAAAAAAACGACTTCAAAGTAA
- the NMT2 gene encoding glycylpeptide N-tetradecanoyltransferase 2 isoform X4: protein MQKLQDIQRAMELLSACQGPARNIDEAAKHRYQFWDTQPVPKLNEVITSHGAIEADKDNVRQEPYSLPQGFMWDTLDLGNAEVLKELYTLLNENYVEDDDNMFRFDYSPEFLLWALRPPGWLLQWHCGVRVSSNKKLVGFISAIPANIRIYDSVKKMVEINFLCVHKKLRSKRVAPVLIREITRRVNLEGIFQAVYTAGVVLPKPVATCRYWHRSLNPRKLVEVKFSHLSRNMTLQRTMKLYRLPDVTKTSGLRPMEPRDIKAVRELTNTYLKQFHLAPVMDEEEVAHWFLPQEHIIDTFVVENSSGKLTDFLSFYTLPSTVMHHPAHKSLKAAYSFYNIHTETPLLDLMSDALIIAKLKGFDVFNALDLMENKTFLEKLKFGIGDGNLQYYLYNWRCPGTDSEKVGLVLQ from the exons ATGCAGAAGTTGCAGGATATCCAGAGAGCAATGGAGCTGTTATCCGCATGCCAGGGCCCCGCCAGGAATATCGATGAGGCCGCCAAACACAGATACCAGTTTTGGGATACACAGCCGGTACCCAAACTAA ATGAGGTCATAACGTCTCACGGTGCAATTGAAGCAGACAAAGACAACGTGCGTCAAGAGCCGTATTCCCTGCCGCAGGGTTTTATGTGGGACACGTTAGATTTGGGTAATGCCGAAGTG CTCAAGGAGTTGTACACGTTGTTGAATGAGAACTACGTGGAGGATGACGACAACATGTTCCGCTTTGACTATTCGCCCGAGTTCCTGCTATG GGCCCTGCGTCCTCCAGGCTGGCTCCTTCAGTGGCACTGTGGGGTCAGAGTGTCTTCGAACAAAAAACTAGTCGGGTTCATAAGTGCCATCCCAGCAAACATTCGGATTTATGACAG TGTGAAGAAGATGGTTGAAATCAACTTTCTTTGTGTTCATAAGAAGTTGAGATCAAAACGGGTAGCTCCAGTGTTAATTCGAGAAATAACTAGAAGAGTGAACCTGGAAGGGATTTTCCAGGCCGTCTACACCGCTGGAGTGGTTCTTCCCAAGCCAGTGGCCACGTGCAG ATACTGGCATCGATCGCTAAACCCCAGAAAATTGGTCGAAGTGAAATTTTCTCACTTGAGTAGAAATATGACTTTACAGAGAACAATGAAGCTATACAGGCTTCCAGAT GTTACAAAGACTTCAGGCTTGAGACCGATGGAACCACGAGATATCAAAGCAGTTCGAGAATTAACCAACACTTACCTGAAGCAGTTTCATCTAGCCCCGGTGATGGATGAAGAGGAAGTCGCCCACTGGTTCCTCCCCCAGGAGCACATTATTGACACGTTTGTAGTGGAG AACTCCAGTGGTAAACTAACTGACTTCCTGAGCTTCTACACACTCCCCTCCACAGTCATGCACCACCCTGCTCACAAGAGCCTGAAGGCTGCTTACTCCTTCTACAACATTCACACGGAGACGCCGCTGCTGGACCTCATGAGTGATGCGCTCATTATAGCCAAACTG AAAGGATTTGATGTATTCAATGCACTAGATTTGATGGAAAATAAGACATTCTTGGAAAAACTCAAGTTTGGTATAGGAGATGGCAATTTACAATATTACTTGTACAACTGGCGGTGTCCAGGAACAGACTCTGAAAAG GTTGGACTTGTATTACAATAG